From Rhodamnia argentea isolate NSW1041297 chromosome 10, ASM2092103v1, whole genome shotgun sequence, a single genomic window includes:
- the LOC125312676 gene encoding CASP-like protein 1F1, translating to MSRNHSRLGTAIQICLRVLSAAMTLAAALVMMTNEQSTVVFGIPVDAQYTYSQAFKFFAYANLVSCALCLLSLLLFLLIIARRRDCCSSSYIPARPGGDDIGDGGVCHHDGYRLRGEARECAHRLDAHLK from the exons ATGTCCAGGAACCATTCTCGCTTGGGAACCGCCATTCAGATTTGCTTGAGAGTACTGTCAGCCGCCATGACTTTGGCCGCCGCGCTGGTGATGATGACCAACGAGCAATCCACGGTGGTTTTCGGCATTCCGGTCGATGCTCAATATACCTATTCCCAGGCTTTCAA GTTCTTTGCCTATGCAAATCTAGTTTCCTGTGCTCTATGTCTATTATCCTTGTTATTATTCCTTCTTATAATCGCCAGACGAAGAGACTGCTGTTCTAGTAGCTACATTCCTGCACGACCTG GTGGTGATGACATTGGTGATGGCGGGGTGTGCCACCACGACGGCTATCGGCTACGTGGGGAAGCACGGGAATGCGCACATCGGCTGGATGCCCATCTGAAATAA